CCGGAAGGGGAGTGAAAGAGAACCTGAAACCTTGTGCTTACAAGCAGTCAAAGCACGTTAAAGTGTGATGACGTACTTTTTGTAGAACGGTCCGGCGAGTTATAGTAACGAGCAAGCTTAAGGCATTCAGTGCCGGAGGCGCAGCGAGAGCGAGTCTGAATAGGGCGTATGAAGTTCGTTGCCATAGACCCGAAACCGGGTGACCTATCCATGAGCAGGTTGAAGTGGGGGTAAAACCCCATGGAGGACCGAACCGACCCCCGTTGCAATGGTGGCGGATGACTTGTGGATAGCGGAGAAATTCCAATCGAACTCGGAGATAGCTGGTTCTCCCCGAAATAGCTTTAGGGTTAGCGTTATGTTAGATTACCGGAGGTAAAGCACTGAATGGTCGAGGGGTCGATAAGATTACCAACGCCTATCAAACTCTGAATGCCGGATAATTGATGCATAGCAGTCAGACAGTGTGAGATAAGTTTCATTGTCAAAAGGGAAACAGCCCAGACCCACAGCTAAGGTCCCTAATGTATGCTAAGTGGAAAACGATGTGGAGCTGCAAAAACAACCAGGATGTTGGCTTAGAAGCAGCCACTCATTAAAAGAGTGCGTAATAGCTCACTGGTCGAGTGGTTCTGCGCGGAAAATATAACGGGGCTAAGCATACAACCGAAGCTTGGGATGCGTGTGAAAACGCGCGTGGTAGGGGAGCGTTGTGTACGGGGTGAAGTCTGAGCGGAAGCACAGGTGGACTGTACACAAGTGAGAATGCCGGAATGAGTAGCGAGAATTATGTGGGAATCATAATGGCCGAAAATCTAAGGTTTCTTGGGGAAGGTTCGTCCGCCCAAGGTAAGCCGGGGGCTAAGGCGAGGCCGAAAGGCGTAGTCGATGCACATACGGTAGAAATTCCGTAGCCACCGAACCTTAAGCATGAGGGACACTTTGAGATAGCAGAACCCGGGCGTTGGTAGCCCCGGGCGAAAGGGACCGAAAATATAGTAGGGAAGTCTGCGATGCTTGAAGGCGAGAAAAGCTCATGTGTATGCTAAGGTGCCCGTACCGCAAACCGACACAGGTAGATGAGGAGAGAATCCTAAGGCCAACGGGAGAAGGGTTGTTAAGGAACTCGGCAAGTTGACCCCGTAACTTCGGAAGAAGGGGAGCCCCGAAAGGGGCCGCAGTGAATAGGCCCAAGCAACTGTTTACCAAAAACACAGGTCTATGCTAAATCGAAAGATGACGTATATGGGCTGACGCCTGCCCGGTGCCGGAAGGTTAAGAGGAGATGTCAGGCCGCAAGGCCGAAGCATTGAATTGAAGCCCCGGTAAACGGCGGCCGTAACTATAACGGTCCTAAGGTAGCGAAATTCCTTGTCAGGTAAGTTCTGACCCGCACGAAAGGCGTAATGATTTGGGCACTGTCTCAACAGCCCGCCCGGCGAAATTGTAGTACTGGTGAAGATGCCAGTTACCCGCAACTAGACGGAAAGACCCCATGGAGCTTTACTGCAGCTTAATACTGGAAATCGGTAATTCATGTACAGGATAGGTGGGAGACTTGGAAGCTGGGCCGTCAGGTTCAGTGGAGTCGCCGGTGGGATACCACTCTTGGATTGCTGGTTTTCTAACCTGCGGCCCTGAATCGGGTCGGGGGACACTGTTAGGCGGGCAGTTTGACTGGGGCGGTCGCCTCCAAAAGAGTAACGGAGGCGCTCAAAGGTTCGTTCAGCACGGACGGAAATCGTGCAGTGAGTGTAAACGCATAAACGAGCCTAACTGCGAGACCGACGGGTCGAGCAGTAACGAAAGTTGGAGTTAGTGATCCGGTGGTATGTGAGTGGAAATGCCATCGCTCAACGGATAAAAGCTACCCTGGGGATAACAGGCTGATCTCCCCCAAGCGTCCACAGCGACGGGGAGGTTTGGCACCTCGATGTCGGCTCGTCGCATCCTGGGGCTGAATTCGGTCCCAAGGGTTTGGCTGTTCGCCAATTAAAGCGGCACGCGAGCTGGGTTCAGAACGTCGTGAGACAGTTCGGTCCCTATCTGTTGCGGGCGTAAGAGATTTGAAGGGAGCTGTCCTTAGTACGAGAGGACCGGGATGGACGTACCTCTGGTGCACCAGTTGTCCTGCCAAGGGCATAGCTGGGTAGCTATGTACGGACGAGATAAACGCTGAAGGCATCTAAGCGTGAAACTCCCCCTAAGATGAGATCTCTCACTCTATATGAGGTAAGGGCCCAGGAAGACTACCTGGTTGATAGGCCGGAAGTGGAAGTGCGGCAACGTATGCAGCTGACCGGTACTAATCGCCCGAGGGCTTGACCTACAATGAAAATGCAGGCGGCCTGAAATAGAAGGACATCATATCGTTGTTCGGTTTTGAGGGTGCATGGAGCGGCCATGAACCCCGTAAAGAGCAATGTCCACGTAAATCGGCATGCAAAGCAGCGCAGCGTTTGTGTGTCGAAAAGGAAGGGCAACGGAGCAATACGGAGTTTCCGCCGGGGGCGGAAATGAAGCGAGCGCAGTTTGCCCCGATGACGACGCGGCCCGTTGGTCAAGTGGTTAAGACAGCGGCCTCTCACGCCGTTAACATCGGTTCGAATCCGGTACGGGTCACCAGATCAAAGCAAGTTGCGGGGAAACCCGTATTGACGAATATGCGCCTTTAGCTCAGTTGGTAGAGCAACTGACTCTTAATCAGTGGGTCCCGGGTTCGAGTCCCTGAAGGCGCACCAAAGTCAGCCGTTGAGGGTTGAGAATGGGAAGCGAGCGGGAGTTTGCTTCCGGTTCTAAGTCCTCAAAAAGGGCTTGACAAGAGTCTCAAAAAACCTTATAATTTGTTTGTTTTCCGGAGCTTCCGGATGACAGTTGGTGCTGATTAGAGCGAGGGTCCACCCGTTCCCATTCCGAACACGGCAGTTAAGCTCGCTTCTGCTCACAATACTTGGCTGGAGACGGCCCGGGAAGATAGGTAGCGCCAACACAAAGTTCAGGCTTTGGTTCAAGAGAGCTGGAGTCTGACACATTCCTCCTTAGCTCAATGGTAGAGCACGCGGCTGTTAACCGCGGGGTTGTTGGTTCGAGCCCAACAGGGGGAGCCAAAGTATTGCCGCCACACGGCGTGGCGGCAATACTTCTCTTAAGACCAGGGCACCAGATAAGGGCCTTTAGCTCAGTTGGTTAGAGCAGACGGCTCATAACCGTCCGGTCCCGGGTTCGAGTCCCCGAAGGCCCACCACTTTATTCTGGCAGGGTATACGTTCTGACATAGCTTTGAAGTGCGAGATAGGGGTATAGCTCAGTTGGTAGAGCAGCGGTCTCCAAAACCGCGTGTCGAGAGTTCGAATCTTTCTGCCCCTGCCATAAAAACTCTTTACATCAAGGACAGGCTATGTTACAATAATTTGGCTTGGTTGTGATGTCAATATGGCCAAGTAGTTCAGTTGGTTAGAACGCCAGCCTGTCACGCTGGAGGTCGTGGGTTCGAGCCCCATCTTGGTCGCCATTTGCTGCTGTAGCTCAGTCGGTAGAGCGCATCCTTGGTAAGGATGAGGTCGGCAGTTCGAATCTGCCCAGCAGCTCCAAAAGTACAAGGCAAAAAAGATATTTGGACCAAAGATCCAGTGTTTTCAAGCCTTGAGAGGCCCTCAACTTAGAAAAGTTGAGGGCCTCAAATCTTAGATATCGACCCACCCAAAAGCCATTCCGGCAGGAGTCGAACTCCCAGCTACCAGTAGGTACGATGGGTGTGAAGGAAGAAAACTGAAAAGAAAGCACAAGGGTGGTCCTTTTGTGGGCCGCCCTTGTACTTTATCTGGCAATCGTTACCGTTCAAAGATTAAGCCAATTCCTGCTGCAATTGCTTCAGAAACACTTCGGCTACTCTTGTAAACACCTGATACTTTTTCCAGACAAGATACAGCTTTGTCTCCAGCGCAGGCATGAGCGGCTGGAAGCACAGCTCGCTGTCCGAGCCGGTGTTGATCAGCTTATCGAAGGACAGGGCGTAGCCCATCCCCTCCCGCACCAGGATTCCGGCGTTATAGGCCAGATTAAAGGTGGCTACGATATTGAGCCGGTCCACCTTCTCTCCGAACCACTTTGGAAAATCCTCCGTGATCCCCTGCCGGGAGCAGATCAGCGGCAGGCCCAATAAATCCTTCATCTGGACAGCCTCCTTTTTGGCAAGGGGGCTGTCCTTACGCATCACAAGGCCCCAGCGGTCGGCGTGGGGGAGCTCCAGGTAATTATATTTGGACAGGTCTACCTCCTGGGCCAGGACCGCAAAGTCCAGCAAGCCCCTGTCCAGCCGCTCCGACACATCCTCGGTGTTGCCGCTGTACAGGTGCAGCCGGATACGGGGGTACTGTTCCTGCAGGGATTTGACGCACCGGGCCAGGTATTTGACTCCGTCGGACTCGGCGCAGCCGATACGGATATCCCCGCCGGTGATCTCCCCCAGGGCCTTGAATTCATCGGCGGTCTTATCCACCATCTCCAGGATGTCCTCAGCACGTCTGCGCAGAAGCATCCCCTCGTCGGTCAGCTTGACGCTGTAATTGCTGCGGACAAACAGCTTTTTGCCCAGCTCGCTCTCCAGGTCCTTGAGTTGCTTGGACAGGGTGGGCTGGGACACATGAAGACGTTCCGCCGCCCGGGTGATATTCCCCTCCCGAGCAACCTCCAAAAAATAGCGCAGGACACGAATTTCCATATAGGTACCTCCTGTTTCCAGAATAGCAGAGATAGTTATTCTTTTCAAGAATAACTTGATATAGAAAACGGGTATTTGATATTTCTGGATGACAGACTTATACTAAAGACAACAGGAGGTGGTACCATGACGGAGGCGTCAGACATCCAAGGCATCCTCTATCAGAATCTGATGGACGCGGGCTGCGACCGGGAGACGGTCCAGCAGTGTATGGCCCTATCCCAAAGCGGGAAAACGTCCGAGCTGCTCCGGCTGCTCGCCAGTCATCGGAAAGCCCTGCTGGATGCGGTCCACCGGAACCAAAAGCAGCTCGACTACTTGGACTACCTTGTCTATCAAACAGAAAAAGAACAGCGTCAGGAGGAATCACAATGAACCAATTTGATTTTAATAACCCCACCCATTTGATTTTTGGCAGCGGGAGCATCGCAACGCTGGGCCGGCAACCGCTGCCGGGAAAAAAGGCGCTCCTGCTCATGTCCGGCGGCAGGTCTGCTCAGGTCAGCGGCGCCTACGGCAAGGTGACGGCCCAGCTCAAGGC
This window of the Dysosmobacter acutus genome carries:
- a CDS encoding LysR family transcriptional regulator, which produces MEIRVLRYFLEVAREGNITRAAERLHVSQPTLSKQLKDLESELGKKLFVRSNYSVKLTDEGMLLRRRAEDILEMVDKTADEFKALGEITGGDIRIGCAESDGVKYLARCVKSLQEQYPRIRLHLYSGNTEDVSERLDRGLLDFAVLAQEVDLSKYNYLELPHADRWGLVMRKDSPLAKKEAVQMKDLLGLPLICSRQGITEDFPKWFGEKVDRLNIVATFNLAYNAGILVREGMGYALSFDKLINTGSDSELCFQPLMPALETKLYLVWKKYQVFTRVAEVFLKQLQQELA